In Actinoplanes derwentensis, the following proteins share a genomic window:
- a CDS encoding IclR family transcriptional regulator domain-containing protein translates to MFDQLMPREPYYVQSLERGLAVIRAFDAQHTELTLSDVARICGLTRAASRRFLLTLSDLGYVRTDGRLFSLTPRVLELGYSYLSSRTLPDVAEPHLERLVAEVHESSSMSVLDGDDIVYVARVPTSRIMRIAITVGTRFPAYATSMGRVMLAALPDELLETYLSRVKLEPLTGRTLRTPGELRAELARVRLYGHAVVDQELEEGLRAIAAPIRDRTGTVAGAVNISVHAAQATVAEIRARLLPPLLVATAAIEADLRIAATRRPV, encoded by the coding sequence ATGTTCGATCAACTGATGCCGCGCGAACCGTACTACGTTCAGTCGCTGGAGCGGGGACTCGCAGTGATCCGCGCGTTCGATGCACAGCACACTGAACTCACTCTCAGTGACGTTGCGCGGATCTGTGGTCTGACTCGGGCGGCTTCCCGACGGTTTCTGTTGACACTCAGTGACCTCGGCTATGTGCGCACCGACGGGCGGCTGTTCTCGCTGACCCCCCGGGTCCTCGAACTCGGGTATTCATACCTGTCGAGTCGCACGCTGCCGGACGTGGCCGAACCGCACCTGGAACGGCTGGTGGCCGAGGTGCACGAGTCGTCGTCGATGTCGGTGCTCGACGGTGACGACATCGTTTATGTCGCCCGAGTACCGACAAGTCGGATCATGCGGATCGCGATCACCGTCGGCACCCGGTTCCCGGCATACGCGACATCGATGGGCCGGGTCATGCTCGCGGCACTCCCGGACGAGCTTCTGGAGACGTACCTCAGCCGGGTGAAGCTCGAACCCCTCACCGGCCGCACCCTCCGGACCCCGGGAGAACTGCGCGCCGAACTGGCCCGCGTCCGGCTGTACGGGCACGCCGTCGTCGACCAGGAACTGGAAGAGGGCCTGCGGGCCATCGCCGCGCCCATCCGGGACCGCACCGGCACCGTCGCCGGGGCCGTCAACATCTCCGTGCACGCCGCCCAGGCCACCGTCGCCGAGATCCGCGCGCGCCTGCTACCACCCCTGCTCGTGGCCACCGCCGCCATCGAAGCCGACCTGCGGATCGCCGCCACCCGCCGCCCGGTGTGA